A stretch of Microbacterium sp. LWH3-1.2 DNA encodes these proteins:
- the ilvN gene encoding acetolactate synthase small subunit, whose protein sequence is MTSHVLSLLVEDKPGLLTRVAGLFARRGFNIESLAVGVTEVPGLSRITVVVDVDELPLEQVTKQLNKLINVIKIVELDPAASVQREHMLVKVRADNQTRSNVLEVVNLFRGQIVDYAPDALVVEVTGDKGKVDAFLRALEPFGIKELAQSGLVAIGRGGKSITERVLRG, encoded by the coding sequence ATGACGAGTCACGTGCTGAGCCTCCTCGTGGAGGACAAGCCCGGTCTGCTGACCCGCGTCGCCGGCCTGTTCGCCCGGCGCGGCTTCAACATCGAGTCGCTCGCGGTGGGTGTCACCGAGGTGCCCGGCCTCTCGCGCATCACGGTGGTCGTGGACGTCGATGAGCTTCCCCTCGAGCAGGTCACGAAGCAGCTCAACAAGCTCATCAACGTCATCAAGATCGTCGAACTCGACCCCGCGGCATCCGTCCAGCGCGAGCACATGCTCGTGAAGGTGCGCGCCGACAACCAGACGCGCTCGAACGTGCTCGAGGTCGTGAACCTCTTCCGCGGCCAGATCGTCGACTACGCGCCCGACGCGCTGGTGGTCGAGGTGACGGGCGACAAGGGCAAGGTCGACGCGTTCCTGCGCGCGCTCGAGCCGTTCGGCATCAAGGAGCTGGCACAGTCCGGCCTCGTCGCGATCGGCCGCGGCGGCAAGAGCATCACCGAGCGTGTGCTGCGCGGCTGA
- a CDS encoding lamin tail domain-containing protein — protein sequence MITFLSASFILVGTAASTGGPTGAPETPRGVSSTGAVTIDEVSPAGARGPASGFFELANPGDHPVDLTGYTVFHCDEEGLRSRPSDPEADLGGIILAAGERRAFPTARLAERGYGLILIAPSGETVDALAAYSDDPAPTMSECGGGVELPVTTAAALGESWQRAGSSGDGRWVRAVGTPGEPNRLAEASGASVRVSEIAAAGPAGHGDDFVELVNDGMTAVDLGGWRLYRCTATGAAPTAALQHVFGADTALAPGGRLVVGGPAFAGQPHVRVATSLADTAYGALLVAADGRRVDGIGVSSWEDTACQTGRDKLPSTLDYRTGQSWQRRADGGFTIAVRTPGEPNALRSAAGAAASAASAYGDRPGVAVSEIATDPEIAGMPRRNFVELANFDASEVDISGWTLIACGADGFRRFADLAVVPSGTVLGPDETWTAALAGTPAADTADAAYDDALELAGAGVWVQDASGRRVDSVGVYHRNEMDSSVDRESPCTKGLALSTFAVDRLRGETLQRAAFTGDDASDFVPAAASPGVLAGTRAVSADEVIERALERARSDAGESAIGRAAASVSTPQGGDGVPLEVIAAHAGSSLSPLTSRSAPGEREVPATEPTARDDAYDLPYVRMRVRLPEGGGAVSWRGRTVGRAEVRLSVWVPESGTARQAGWRALDHAAGAATGTDAAATAAVRLEGLVRAEEIVDGAADLLVQVVPAAESRAVTAEGLADPSDYDLALGHITDTQYYSEAYPEVYAGEVAWLAQNAEARKLAFVTHTGDLIQNWVDPGQTEERARREYEVASRLQGVLDDNGIANSVLPGNHDNKRGVSNDLFNEYFGPERYREQPWFGGSLTADDNSANWSSFEAGGARFVMISLPYAYGEREIAWAEDVVAAHRDANIVISTHEHLTPASAEDDAERSTTSRWVSHGDLLWEQVVAPNRNVVLVLSGHFHGLGAIVTENAGGIPGHTVLEALGDYQEFRTPTGERATGFQRLLQLDLAAGVLAVDTFSVPLGATASHPYDYTQFLPDDGAAATPSNERPWRILAQGLQHRYTEEDDAFAVQLALQHSKAVETDAVTLVHG from the coding sequence GTGATCACATTCCTTTCGGCATCCTTCATCCTCGTCGGGACCGCTGCTTCGACGGGTGGCCCCACCGGTGCGCCGGAGACACCGCGGGGCGTTTCGTCGACGGGCGCCGTCACCATCGACGAGGTGTCGCCTGCGGGCGCCCGAGGGCCGGCCTCCGGATTCTTCGAGCTGGCGAATCCAGGCGACCACCCCGTCGACCTCACCGGATACACGGTGTTCCACTGCGACGAGGAGGGGCTGCGCTCCCGCCCGTCGGATCCCGAGGCCGATCTCGGCGGCATCATCCTCGCCGCGGGGGAGCGGCGCGCGTTCCCCACTGCGCGCCTCGCGGAGCGCGGATACGGGCTCATCCTCATCGCCCCATCGGGCGAGACCGTCGACGCGCTCGCGGCCTACTCGGATGACCCCGCGCCGACCATGTCGGAGTGCGGCGGGGGTGTCGAGCTTCCCGTCACCACCGCCGCGGCGCTGGGCGAGAGCTGGCAGCGTGCCGGATCGTCCGGCGACGGACGATGGGTGCGCGCGGTCGGGACCCCCGGCGAACCGAACCGGCTCGCGGAGGCCTCGGGAGCATCGGTGAGGGTCTCCGAGATCGCCGCGGCGGGGCCGGCCGGCCATGGCGACGACTTCGTCGAACTCGTCAACGACGGCATGACCGCCGTGGACCTCGGCGGCTGGCGGCTGTACCGCTGCACCGCGACCGGAGCCGCGCCGACCGCGGCGCTCCAGCACGTGTTCGGCGCAGACACGGCGCTGGCGCCGGGCGGGCGCCTCGTGGTCGGGGGTCCCGCGTTCGCGGGACAGCCGCACGTCCGCGTGGCCACCTCTCTCGCCGACACCGCATACGGCGCCCTCCTCGTCGCCGCGGACGGGCGCCGGGTCGACGGGATCGGGGTGTCGTCCTGGGAGGACACCGCCTGCCAGACCGGTCGCGACAAGCTCCCTTCGACGCTGGACTACCGCACCGGTCAGAGCTGGCAGCGACGGGCGGACGGTGGATTCACGATCGCGGTCCGCACGCCCGGCGAACCGAACGCACTGCGCTCTGCTGCCGGCGCGGCAGCCAGCGCGGCGTCCGCGTACGGCGACCGGCCAGGCGTCGCGGTCAGCGAGATCGCGACGGACCCGGAGATCGCCGGGATGCCGCGACGCAACTTCGTCGAGCTCGCGAACTTCGACGCGAGTGAGGTGGACATCTCGGGGTGGACGCTCATCGCGTGCGGGGCCGACGGGTTCCGGCGGTTCGCCGACCTCGCCGTGGTGCCGTCCGGAACGGTGCTCGGTCCCGACGAGACGTGGACGGCCGCCCTCGCGGGCACCCCCGCCGCCGACACCGCGGATGCCGCCTATGACGATGCGCTCGAGCTGGCGGGAGCGGGGGTCTGGGTGCAGGACGCCTCCGGACGCCGCGTCGACAGCGTCGGCGTCTACCACCGCAACGAAATGGACAGCAGCGTGGACCGGGAGAGCCCGTGCACGAAGGGACTCGCCCTGTCGACGTTCGCGGTCGACCGACTGCGGGGAGAGACGCTGCAGCGCGCCGCGTTCACCGGCGACGACGCGAGCGACTTCGTGCCCGCCGCCGCGAGTCCCGGCGTCCTCGCCGGAACCCGCGCGGTGTCCGCGGACGAGGTGATCGAGCGCGCGCTCGAGCGGGCCCGTTCGGACGCGGGAGAGTCCGCGATCGGCCGGGCCGCAGCATCCGTATCCACTCCACAGGGCGGGGACGGGGTGCCCCTGGAGGTGATCGCGGCCCATGCCGGGTCTTCGCTCTCGCCCCTCACGAGCCGCAGCGCACCAGGCGAGCGGGAGGTTCCCGCAACGGAGCCGACCGCGCGCGACGACGCATACGACCTGCCTTATGTGCGGATGCGGGTTCGACTTCCCGAGGGCGGCGGCGCCGTCTCGTGGAGAGGTCGCACCGTCGGGCGCGCGGAGGTGCGTCTTTCGGTGTGGGTGCCGGAGTCGGGAACGGCACGCCAGGCGGGTTGGCGGGCACTCGACCACGCCGCGGGCGCGGCGACGGGGACGGATGCCGCCGCCACCGCCGCAGTGAGGCTCGAGGGCCTCGTACGTGCGGAGGAGATCGTCGACGGCGCCGCCGACCTGCTGGTGCAGGTCGTGCCGGCCGCGGAGTCGCGGGCCGTCACAGCGGAAGGACTGGCGGACCCCTCGGACTACGACCTCGCACTCGGGCACATCACCGACACGCAGTACTACTCGGAGGCGTACCCCGAGGTGTACGCCGGCGAGGTGGCGTGGCTCGCCCAGAACGCCGAGGCGCGCAAACTCGCCTTCGTCACGCACACGGGCGACCTCATCCAGAACTGGGTCGATCCGGGCCAGACAGAGGAGCGTGCCCGCCGCGAGTACGAGGTGGCGTCGCGGCTGCAGGGCGTGCTCGATGACAACGGCATCGCCAACAGCGTGCTCCCGGGCAACCACGACAACAAGCGCGGCGTGAGCAACGATCTGTTCAACGAGTACTTCGGCCCCGAGCGCTACCGGGAGCAGCCGTGGTTCGGCGGATCGCTCACGGCCGACGACAACAGTGCGAACTGGTCGTCGTTCGAGGCGGGCGGTGCGAGGTTCGTGATGATCTCGCTGCCGTACGCATACGGCGAACGCGAGATCGCGTGGGCCGAAGACGTGGTGGCGGCTCACCGGGACGCGAACATCGTCATCTCGACGCACGAGCACCTCACGCCAGCGTCCGCCGAGGACGACGCGGAGCGTTCGACCACGTCACGGTGGGTCTCTCACGGCGATCTGCTCTGGGAACAGGTCGTCGCGCCGAACCGCAACGTCGTGCTCGTGCTGTCAGGGCACTTCCACGGGCTCGGCGCGATCGTCACCGAGAACGCCGGGGGCATCCCCGGACACACCGTGCTCGAGGCGCTCGGTGACTACCAGGAGTTCCGCACCCCGACGGGGGAGCGGGCGACGGGGTTCCAGCGGCTGCTTCAGCTCGATCTCGCCGCCGGTGTGCTGGCCGTCGACACCTTCTCGGTGCCGCTCGGCGCGACCGCGAGCCATCCGTACGACTACACGCAGTTCCTTCCCGACGACGGCGCTGCGGCGACCCCGTCGAACGAACGACCGTGGCGGATCCTTGCGCAGGGGCTGCAGCACCGCTACACCGAGGAGGACGATGCGTTCGCCGTGCAGCTGGCGCTCCAGCACTCGAAGGCGGTGGAGACGGATGCCGTCACCCTCGTGCACGGCTGA
- a CDS encoding copper homeostasis protein CutC, whose amino-acid sequence MPAPRPVEIAVQDPAGARAAIGAGAARLELCQALDVGGLTPSLATLETVLSAVDPSTVNVLVRPRGGGFVYGPEEVAIVSADIRACVDRGAGGVVVGALTSTGGLDVDALRRWREAAGPATLVFHRAVDAAAEPSAVFDALVAEHVDRVLTSGGAPRSIDGLATLAAFASRSGGVEVMAGGGVQPADIPALFAAGVDAVHLSARSRAGHGAPSGPGGGSAGHDVTDPALVAEAVAAAG is encoded by the coding sequence ATGCCTGCACCGCGCCCCGTCGAGATCGCCGTCCAAGACCCCGCCGGAGCTCGCGCCGCGATCGGCGCCGGAGCTGCGCGCCTCGAGCTGTGCCAGGCACTGGACGTCGGGGGGCTGACGCCGTCGCTCGCGACGCTCGAGACGGTGCTGTCCGCCGTCGACCCCTCGACCGTGAACGTGCTGGTGCGTCCGCGCGGCGGCGGGTTCGTCTACGGACCCGAAGAGGTCGCCATCGTGTCGGCCGACATCCGCGCGTGCGTCGATCGCGGCGCAGGCGGCGTGGTCGTGGGCGCGCTGACTTCCACGGGCGGTCTCGATGTCGACGCTCTGCGCCGATGGCGGGAGGCTGCGGGCCCGGCGACCCTCGTCTTCCACCGCGCCGTCGACGCCGCCGCCGAACCGTCGGCCGTCTTCGACGCGCTGGTGGCCGAGCACGTCGACCGCGTGCTCACCTCGGGCGGAGCGCCGCGCTCCATCGACGGCCTCGCGACGCTGGCGGCGTTCGCGTCGCGTTCGGGCGGCGTCGAGGTGATGGCGGGCGGCGGCGTGCAGCCGGCCGACATCCCGGCGCTGTTCGCGGCCGGCGTCGACGCGGTGCACCTTTCCGCGCGATCGCGCGCCGGCCACGGTGCGCCATCCGGCCCGGGCGGCGGCTCAGCCGGGCACGACGTGACGGACCCTGCGCTCGTGGCGGAGGCCGTCGCCGCCGCCGGCTGA